The region CAGAAAAATTCCGGCGAGCAAGGGCAGCACGAAGTAAAACTTGAACTCTACCGCGATGCTCCACGTGAGGCCTCGGGATTCGGTAAGTATGAGCTGGTTGAACAGCCCGTAAAGGTCAAGGTTAAAGGGTTGCCCGTAGCCGACGCCAAAATACTCTACGGATGCCCAAGTGGTCGCCAGCGCCAGTAATAAGTAGAAGGTGTAGAGAGGATAGATTCTGAAAAATCTTCTCTGCCAGTAATTCGACATGAATTCAAACGTGAATATCTTATTGCTGGTTGTAATGATTTGCCGTGTGAGCAGAAAAGAGCTGAGCAAGAAAAAAAGAAAGACCCCAGATTTTCCGATGCCTCTGAAATCCCAAGAGGGGATAAAGAACATATTGAGGTTGCTGGTGTGGCTAAGCACAACTATCAATGCCGCCAAACCCCGCAATCCATCTAGAGCGTCAATTTGTAAAAACTTATTGGAAATCGCTCTATGTACCATTGTTAAATGTGCTTCCTTGTGGCGTGCTAAATAATGAGCGCGGAGTGTGCAAGCGGTTCACAGGCTTCATTTAAAGTGGCGAAAGTGTAGCGGAATATCCAATGCCACGCATCATTCAAGGCGTGCGCTGTTAACTGTTTATCCATACACCTGCTGTCGTGCTTTTTTGTCTACACCGATTATTCCGTGGATGCGCGCTGGTGATCATGATGTGGGCGCAGGTCGTCGCGCTGTTTTAAGGGGGCGGATTGATGGGCTCGCCAAGCGTCAGCCTGAAACTGCCTGGCCCAATCTCAACGAGCATGATGGCAGCCGACCCAATTGCCATCGCTCGCACAGAGGGTCCGCTGTTGGACTGGGGCGGTTTCACCTATCAACACTTAAACTATTCACTGGTAATGCATTAAATATGCAAATTAGCATTTGCCAACCCCCAAATCTCCCGCCATTATCCCCGTTATGCAAAAACGCAACGTTTCTATCGTCTTAAGAGAGCTGCTGGACCGCGACCGGATCTCCCCCACGGAGCTTCACCGGCGTACCGGCGTGCCTCAATCTACGTTGTCCCGGATCCTCAGCGGCAAGATCGTTGATCCGTCGGACAAGCACATCTCCCGCATCGCCGAGTACTTCCGTGTCAGCACCGACCACTTGCGTGGGCGTGCAGCCGTGGGCGCTTTGCGCGATGACGGGCGCGACCCGATGCATTCGGAACTCAAGGACATAAGCCTGTGGGACGACGACACGCCCGTTAATGATGACGAGGTGTCGATCCCCTTTCTGCGCGAGGTTGAATTGGCTGCTGGATCAGGAAGATTCGTCATCGAGGAAAGCGAGAAGGCCAGCCTGCGGTTCGGCAAGCGCAGCCTGCGGCATAACGGTGTGCAGTTCGACCAGGCCAAGTGTGTAACGGTGCGCGGCAACAGCATGTTGCCGGTGCTGCGCGATGGCGCGACGGTGGGTGTCAATGCGGGCAAGAGCGGCATTGGCGATATCGTTGATGGCGACTTGTATGCCATCAATCACAATGGCCAACTGCGCGTGAAACAGCTCTACCGCCTGCCTACCGGCATTCGTCTGCGCAGTTTCAACCGTGATGAGCACCCCGACGAGGACTACAGCTTCCAGGATATCCAGGATGAGCAAATCAGCATCCTCGGTCATGTGTTCTGGTGGGGCATGTACGCCCGTTAACCTCCTTGCGTAAGACAAAGCCCGCCATCGAGCGGGCTTTTTTTCGGCTGTAAAAAATCGGCAAACCCTTCGCCCATAAGGCTTTAAATGCATTCGTGCATTTCCTTGCGGAAAATAAATGCATTTGTGCATTGACTGTATATGCATACATGCATATTCTCCATCTCAAGCCAGCCAACAAGGTGGTGGAGGCGGCAAGGATGCTGCCAAGGAAGACAAGGAAGGCACGCAACATCGGCAAGGACGCCATCGAAGCGATGGCAGGGATGCCAGGCAACCCCGGCAAGGATGCCGACGCTCTTTAGTTTCAACCTGCTTCTGGAACAGGAAGC is a window of Pseudomonas antarctica DNA encoding:
- a CDS encoding LexA family transcriptional regulator; this encodes MQKRNVSIVLRELLDRDRISPTELHRRTGVPQSTLSRILSGKIVDPSDKHISRIAEYFRVSTDHLRGRAAVGALRDDGRDPMHSELKDISLWDDDTPVNDDEVSIPFLREVELAAGSGRFVIEESEKASLRFGKRSLRHNGVQFDQAKCVTVRGNSMLPVLRDGATVGVNAGKSGIGDIVDGDLYAINHNGQLRVKQLYRLPTGIRLRSFNRDEHPDEDYSFQDIQDEQISILGHVFWWGMYAR